One window of the Sparus aurata chromosome 17, fSpaAur1.1, whole genome shotgun sequence genome contains the following:
- the ankmy2a gene encoding ankyrin repeat and MYND domain-containing protein 2a: MSAPKKGDLSSSEKELFEVITAGNVQEASRLLGCKDVRVNCLDEYGMTPLMHAAYKGKADMCRLLLQHGADVNCNQHEHGYTALMFAGLSGKTDITWMMLDAGAETDVVNSVGRTAAQMAAFVGQHDCVTVINNFFSRARLDYYTRPQGLEKEPKLPPKLAGPLHKVIMSTNLNPVKMVMLVKENPLLAEAEALEKCRRVMELICEKCIKQQDMNEVLAMKMHYISCVLRKCASFLKDREDKLDGLIKSLLKGRDSDGFPVFQEKFIRECIRKFPYCDATLLQQLVRSIAPVEIGNDPTALSVLTQAITGQVGFMDAEFCISCGEKGAEKRCSVCKMVIYCDQACQKMHWFTHKKVCKSLQEQREKQEAETAKLRMQQSKEESDAVQEAADSLQELSVESNSDVAPSDSAAETSNPTPVAAADN; encoded by the exons ATGTCTGCTCCGAAGAAGGGAGACTTGTCTTCTAGCGAAAAAGAATTGTTTGAGGTTATCACGGCAG GAAATGTTCAAGAGGCCTCAAGGCTGCTGGGCTGTAAGGATGTGCGAGTCAACTGTCTGGATGAG TATGGGATGACCCCTCTCATGCACGCTGCCTACAAAGGTAAAGCAGACATGTGCAGGTTGCTGCTACAACACGGAGCAGATGTGAACTGCAATCAACATGAGCATGGATACACAGCGCTCATGTTTGCAGGCCTGTCAG GAAAGACTGATATCACGTGGATGATGCTGGACGCGGGGGCGGAGACAGACGTGGTTAATTCTGTCGGGAGGACTGCCGCACAGATGGCCGCCTTTGTTG GGCAACACGACTGTGTCACTGTGATCAACAACTTCTTCTCCCGTGCCAGACTAGATTATTACACCAGGCCTCAGGGTCTGGAGAAGGAACCGAAGCTGCCGCCCAAACTGGCCGGACCTCTCCACAAAGTCATCATGAGCACCAACCTGAACCCTGTCAAG ATGGTGATGCTGGTGAAGGAGAACCCCCTGCTGGCGGAGGCCGAGGCTTTGGAGAAGTGCCGGCGGGTGATGGAGCTCATCTGTGAGAAGTGCATTAAGCAGCAGGACATGAACGAAGTGCTCGCCATGAAGATGCATTACATAAGCTGTGTGCTGAGAAAATGTGCCTCCTTCCTCAAAGACCGAGAGGACAAACTGGACGGCCTCATCAAGAG TTTGCTGAAGGGTCGAGACAGCGATGGCTTCCCCGTGTTTCAGGAGAAGTTTATCAGAGAGTGCATCCGCAAGTTTCCTTACTGTGACGccactctgctgcagcagctggtgcGGAGTATCGCTCCTGTCGAGATT GGCAACGACCCCACAGCTCTGTCCGTGTTGACTCAGGCCATCACGGGTCAGGTCGGCTTCATGGACGCAGAGTTTTGTATCTCCTGTGGAGAGAAGGGAGCTGAGAAGAGATGCTCCGTCTGTAAAATG GTGATCTACTGTGACCAAGCCTGCCAGAAGATGCACTGGTTCACCCACAAGAAAGTCTGCAAGAGTCtgcaggagcagagagagaagcaggaggCCGAAACAGCCAAACTGAGGATGCAGCAGAGCAAAG aggaGAGTGACGCTGTGCAGGAGGCGGCAGACTCCCTGCAGGAGCTCTCAGTGGAGTCCAACAGCGACGTCGCTCCTTCAGACTctgcagcagaaacatccaACCCCACTCCCGTCGCAGCTGCTGACAACTGA